The Spartobacteria bacterium sequence GTTAAATCCACAGGTGACGCTCTCTTTTTCCCTGCACTTCTATTACCATGCAAACGAGCATCTCGGGCAAGATTTTGATTATAATTAGAATTACTGACAGACCACGCGATTCGTCATTGTGTGATTATTGTAATAATTTATCAACAAAAATGTTATTAAATAGCCTGTCTTTATTTATACGTATAAAAGAACCATAGCATTTATGGATAAATATGGTGTTTTTCACGGGACACTTTCGGAACACTTCACACGTTTATCATAGCCTAATTTGCGTTATATATGCGGAATGCGCCAGCAAATTGCGAGGACACGACCATCGTGTTAAGTCGTTGGTTATAATGGATTAAATGGTAGATGCGTGGGGGCTCGAACCCCAGACCCGCGGATTAAGAGTCCGCTGCTCTGCCAACTGAGCTACGCATCCAACAGAGAAGTGACTTGTATAAAAAATAGCGGTTCACTATGCAACCCCTTTTTGGTGATATTTTGCAGAATATCAGAGATTCGCTTACGATACAGGGTCGCAACCACAGGATTCGCGAATAATAAGGCGGCCCTTGAGAATGATTTCACAGGTGGCACGCGAGGGATCTTCGATGCGTTTTAACAGAAGCTCCAGCGCGGTACGCCCAATATCTCGAGTGGGCTGTTCGATGACAGTGATTCCGGGCTGCACCAGTCCGGTCCAGTTTGTTTCGTCGAAGGCGGCAAAGCGTACATCCTGAGCCATGGTCAATCCCAGATCACGAATGGCCTTACAGGTTCCGGCTGCCATGAGGGCACTGCTGGCAATGATGGCATCGGGACGCAGGGACGCTGGATCGCTCAAGAGCTTATGGGCGACATCATAACCTCCCGCCACAGTGGATTTCGTCATACTGACATGCGAATCATCCGGTTTGATCTGCGCATCACGCAATGCTTCTTTAAACCCCTTTAACCGTTCCTTCCCTGTCGTGCTGCCTGTACCGAATAAACCGACGATCCGACGTGGATGATGTTGAAGCAGGTGTTCCGTGAGAACCCTGGCGCATTCCTGATTATTAATCATGATGGTATCGAGATCCACGCCGGAAATCCTGCGGTCGATGATCACTATGGGCACATGGCTTTCTACCAGCGATTGCAGTGCCTCGTTATTCTCCCCTGTGGGAGAATAAATCAGCCCGGCAACATTTTGATCCTGCAGCACCTGAAGATACATTTGTTCCCGATGGGGGTCGCTATCGGTATTACAGATAAAGAGCGAGTAGCCTTTTTCCAGCGCGGCATCTTCCACCGCACGGCAGACCTGAGTAAAAAAAGGATTTTCAATATCAGAGACAATGAGACCTATCGTGGTCGTCTGCTGCATGCGCAGACTGCGGGCCACCTGATTTCTTCGATATCCCAATTTATCAATGGCCATTTGAACACGGGTGCGAACATCCTCTGTTACATAGGGTTTATGCGTCAAAACACGAGAAACGGTGGCTGTAGAAACACCGGCTTCGCTTGCAACATCTTTAATACTGGCCATGCTATACTCCTGAATGTGTATGAAATCGATTTCAGATATGAAGCAAAATATTCACCGATTAGTCAATATAAACGGCAATTTTCGCCCATTTTTTATCTTAGTTAAAAATATATTAAAAAAATGTTGCATAAAAGCTCTGTAATCGATTACAGATATATCCATGCAAAGCATCAGCCAATTAATAAAGGCACAGAAGCAGTACCGAACCAGCACAAAACTGGCAGGACTGGCAACTAAAATGTAATCGATTTCAGAAACCACAAAAAAAATAGGGAGCGTATCATGCAGATGGACAGAGCGCACGTAGCGTTAGGTAAAAAAGTTACAGACAAAGCAGGAGCCATAGAGGCCGTAGGCGAGCTGCTGGTAGATACAGGGCACATTCAGCCCGGTTACATTGAAAGTATGATGGGTCGGGAACGGGTAGCGAACACCTATCTGGGCAATGGCATAGCCATTCCGCACGGACTGCCTAAAAATCGCGACCTGATCAAGGAAACCGGCATTGCCGTGGTGCAGATTCCCGAGGGAGTGGAATGGAATCCGGGTGAACGGGTGGTTTTAGTTATCGGCATTGCGGCGCGTTCTGATGAACACGTGGAAGTACTGGGACGGCTGACCGACATACTCGACAGAGAAGAACTGATTGAACGTCTTGCGGTAACGACAGACGTCGACGACATCGTCAAGGTTCTGGCAGGCGGCTCCGGCGAACAGGTCAAGGACATCGGCACGATGGACGGGGGCCTGACAGATTTTGACCTTTATGACGATGTATGTGTGATGGAAAAAACGGGGTTGCACGCACGACCCGCCAGCGCACTGGTAGAATTAGCCAAGGCCTTTGAAAGCGAAATCCATGTACGCCATACCGAGGGCGGCCGCGTCGTAAACGGAAAAAGCATGGCAGCCCTGCTGAAATTGAGGGTACGCGAAGGCGAAAGCATTCGTATTATGGCACAGGGCATTGATGCCGGAGAAGCCGTTAAGACATTGGTCGACGCCATACGAGCCGGACTGGTAGAAGAAGACGAGGAAGACATTCCCGTTCCCTCGGAAACTGGATGGGCCCCCACCAGCGTCGGCGTCATTATACCCGGGGTTGCCGCATCACGAGGTATGGCCATTGGCCCCATTCGTCTGCTGAAGAAAAAGAAAATCGTCGTAGAAGCCAAAGCGCACGATATACAGACGGAACAGCGTCGTCTGAAATCAGCCATCGCTACAGCCAAGGCCGAACTGGAACAGCTGATTCGAGAAATCACTGAACGGGCCGGCGCAGGCAAAGCGGCTATTTTTAAAGCCCATATCGAATTTCTCGAAGATCCCGAACTGTTTGACTTTGTGAATCAGCGCATTTTAGAAGGATTCAGTGCCGCATGGGCCTGGCGTGAAATCATTGCCATGCGTGTTGCAGAACTGGAACAGGTGGACGATGAAGTCCTGGCCGCACGTGCTGTTGATTTAAACGACGCAGGCTCCCGTGTTTTGCGTATTCTGGCGGGCGAAGTAGAAGAATCCATCGCCACACTGGATCAACCGGTAATCCTGCTGGCCGATGATTTGACGCCATCGGACACGGTGGGGTTGGATCCCGCCTGGATTCTGGGCATCTGTACGGCTGGCGGCGGAGCCCTTTCGCATTCCGCGATCATCGCCCGTTCATTAGGTATTCCGGCCGTGGTCGGAGCCGGTCCGGTTGTTTTACATCAGGTCGACGGCATGACGGCTGTACTGGATGGTAATTCCGGCAATCTATATCTGGAACCCTGTGTTTCAGATTTGGAATCGGCCAGAGAAATCCAGCATTCACTGGCAGACGTGCGGGCAAGAGAAAAAGAGCATCGTTACAAACCCGCCATTACGACGGATGGCGAACGCGTCGAAGTGGCGGCCAATATCAGCCGCGATGCTGAAGCGGAAGAAGCGGTCAATGCCGGTGGCGAGGGAGTAGGCCTGCTGCGTACGGAATTCCTGTTTCTGGAACGGTCCAATCCGCCGAGCGAAGAAGAACAGTACGCGTCCTATGCCACCATGGTGAAAGCACTGAACGGGTTGCCGCTGACCGCACGGACACTGGATATTGGAGGCGACAAGAAAGTTTCTTATCTGAATCTTCCTCCCGAGGAAAATCCATTTCTTGGTGTCCGCGGTATTCGATTATGCCAGGAACGTCCGGACTTACTGAAAGATCAGCTGCGCGCTCTTGTTCGCGCATCAAAAGAAGGCCCGGTCCGCATCATGTTTCCCATGATTTCCATGCTGTCCGATCTGCGTGCCGCCAAGGAATTACTAGAAGAAATTCGTCAGGAACTGGACGGCCCGAAAATCGAAGTGGGCATCATGATCGAAGTGCCATCGGCCGTCATGATGGCGGCTGAACTGGCAGCGGAAGTCGATTTCTTCTCCATCGGCACCAACGACCTGACGCAGTACACATTGGCAATGGACCGGGGTCATCCCCTCCTGGCGTCCAGAGCAGATGGTCTGCATCCGGCGGTTCTGCGCATGATTGACATCGCTGTACGCGCGGCCGCTGCAAACAACTGCTGGGTTGGCGTCTGCGGCGGTATGGCCGGCGATCCGCAGGGTGCAGCCATTCTATCCGGCCTGGGCGTAAAGGAATTAAGCGTCAGCATCCCTTCGATAGCAACAGTCAAAGAACGACTGCGGCGCATGTCCATGAAAGAAGGCAGAGAATTGGCCCGAAAAGCACTTCAATGCACATCCGCAGAAGAAGTACGTGCATTAACTCTCCCCAAATAAGGAACATCACATGACCACGACAAAACGAGTATTAACGGTAACCATGAATCCTGCCATTGACCAGACGGTATTTGTGCCGGGATTTAGTGCAGGAGAAGTCAACCGGGTAGAACGCACACAGTCCAATGCCGGCGGCAAAGGAGTCAACGTGGCCTCACTGCTTGCCGATTACGGATGCGATGTGGCGGCAACAGGCCTGCTGGGATCACATAACCCGACGCTTTTTGAAGAGTTATTTACATCCAAAAAGATCAAAGATCTTTTCGTACGGGTGACGGGATCGACGCGTGTCGGCATCAAGATTATCAATGAGAAAAACGCGGAAACAACGGATATCAACTTCCCGGGGCTTTATCCTGAGAGCACCGATATGAATATCCTTCATGACACCATCACCCGGCTGGCGAAAGAATGTGAATGGATTGTTTTTGCCGGGAGTTTGCCGAATGGTGTTCGGCCCGACTTCTATCGGCGCATGATCGAAGATATCAAAACCCATAGCGACTGCAAAATTGCATTGGATACCAGCGGCCCAGCGCTGACCGAGGCACTGAAGGCCATGCCTGACTTGATTAAACCGAACAAGGACGAACTGGTGGAAATGCTGAACATCCAGCTGAACACCCTCGACGCCGTAGCAAAAGCGGCGCACGTCCTGCTGGATCGGGGCATCAAAACGGTGGTGGTCTCCATGGGAGCCGAAGGTGCTCTTGTTGCCGATGCAGATTGCACCCTCCATGCACAGCCGGGCCCGGTGACCCTGTTGAGTACAGTGGGGGCCGGCGACGCCATGGTCAGCGGTATGGTGGCCGGCGACCTTGATGGACGTACTCTGGAAGAACGAATTGCTCTGGCAACCGCATTTTCCGTGGCCGTGCTGTCGCAGGTCGGATCAGATCTTCCTTCGCATGTGGTGATGCAGAAGGTAGCGAGTCAAGTAGTTGTTACACAGGTGAAATAAAGAGAATAAAAACAAAGGGAACAAAAAAATGAGGAAGATAGTTGCAGTAACGGGATGCCCCACAGGCATCGCACATACAAAAATGGCCGCAGAGGCATTGAAGAAAACAGCAGAAGTGATGCAATGCAGCATCAAAGTGGAAACGCAGGGTGCGGAAGGCTGCGGAAACCAGCTGACAGCATCGGACATTGCCAATGCAGATGTCGTGATCATCGCATCCGACATCTCCATTGACATGAAACGGTTTGAAGGAAAATCCATTCGCTCCGTTTCCACCAGTGAAGCGATCATGAAAACCAAAGCGGTCATCGAATCTGCACTGGCCGTGGCGTCGAACGCCACGCCTCCCTCTGTGTCAAAACCGGCTGTTGTCGCCGGTTCCACAGATAAAAAATACCGTTTCGTGGGTATCACATCATGCCCGACAGGCATTGCCCACACCTTCATGGCGGCAGAAGCACTGCGCAAGGCCGCCATTTCACAGGGATGGGAAATCAAAGTGGAGACCCAGGGATCTGTGGGTTCAAAAAACGTACTGACAGCAGAAGAAATTACGGCTGCCGACGCAGTAGTTATCGCTGCGGATGCCAACGTGGACAAATCCCGTTTTGCAGGCAAGCGTCTTTACGAAACAGGCACCAAAGCGGCGCTGCATAGCGGAGTGGAGGTGTTAAAAGCCGCGCTGGAACAACCGCTCCCCCGTGCCGGAAGCTTAGCCGACCAGGTTAGCAAAGCCAAGGCATCTCGTGCTGCTTCAAGAACCGGTGCCTATAAACATCTGATGACCGGCGTATCCCACATGCTTCCCATCGTGGTGGCGGGTGGATTGCTGATCGCACTGGCTTTTGCGGTGGGCGGCATTCATGCCGGCGATCATGAAGGAACACTGGGATGGGCACTGATGCAGATTGGCGGCGCAGCGGCATTCAAATTGTTTGTACCGGTGCTGGCGGCCTTTATTGCCTTTTCTATCGCCGACCGACCGGGTCTTACGCCGGGTATTATCGGCGGCTTACTGGCCACTACGGTGGGCGCAGGTTTTCTAGGCGGTATTGCGGCCGGCTTCTTTGCAGGCTATCTGACCTACTGGCTCAATAATGCCATCAATCTTCCGCAAAACCTGGAAGGACTAAAACCGGTACTCATACTACCCCTGCTGACGACACTGATCGTTGGACTCGCCATGATCTATGTAATCGGTCCACCGGTAAAATTCATCATGGATGCGATGACCAGCTGGTTAACCAGTATGCAGGACAGCAGCGCCTTAATGCTCGGCGTTATCCTCGGTGCAATGATGGCCTTTGATATGGGCGGACCGGTCAACAAAGCGGCGTACACCTTTGCCGTAGGCCTGCTGGCCAGCAGTCTGTATCAGCCGATGGCTGCCGTCATGGCTGCTGGAATGACTCCTCCACTGGCACTAGGACTGGCCGCGACACTCTTCAAAAACCGTTTCACCACGGAAGAACACGAAGCCCGTCAGGCCGCCTTTGTCTTGGGT is a genomic window containing:
- a CDS encoding LacI family transcriptional regulator, whose product is MASIKDVASEAGVSTATVSRVLTHKPYVTEDVRTRVQMAIDKLGYRRNQVARSLRMQQTTTIGLIVSDIENPFFTQVCRAVEDAALEKGYSLFICNTDSDPHREQMYLQVLQDQNVAGLIYSPTGENNEALQSLVESHVPIVIIDRRISGVDLDTIMINNQECARVLTEHLLQHHPRRIVGLFGTGSTTGKERLKGFKEALRDAQIKPDDSHVSMTKSTVAGGYDVAHKLLSDPASLRPDAIIASSALMAAGTCKAIRDLGLTMAQDVRFAAFDETNWTGLVQPGITVIEQPTRDIGRTALELLLKRIEDPSRATCEIILKGRLIIRESCGCDPVS
- the ptsP gene encoding phosphoenolpyruvate--protein phosphotransferase, with translation MMQMDRAHVALGKKVTDKAGAIEAVGELLVDTGHIQPGYIESMMGRERVANTYLGNGIAIPHGLPKNRDLIKETGIAVVQIPEGVEWNPGERVVLVIGIAARSDEHVEVLGRLTDILDREELIERLAVTTDVDDIVKVLAGGSGEQVKDIGTMDGGLTDFDLYDDVCVMEKTGLHARPASALVELAKAFESEIHVRHTEGGRVVNGKSMAALLKLRVREGESIRIMAQGIDAGEAVKTLVDAIRAGLVEEDEEDIPVPSETGWAPTSVGVIIPGVAASRGMAIGPIRLLKKKKIVVEAKAHDIQTEQRRLKSAIATAKAELEQLIREITERAGAGKAAIFKAHIEFLEDPELFDFVNQRILEGFSAAWAWREIIAMRVAELEQVDDEVLAARAVDLNDAGSRVLRILAGEVEESIATLDQPVILLADDLTPSDTVGLDPAWILGICTAGGGALSHSAIIARSLGIPAVVGAGPVVLHQVDGMTAVLDGNSGNLYLEPCVSDLESAREIQHSLADVRAREKEHRYKPAITTDGERVEVAANISRDAEAEEAVNAGGEGVGLLRTEFLFLERSNPPSEEEQYASYATMVKALNGLPLTARTLDIGGDKKVSYLNLPPEENPFLGVRGIRLCQERPDLLKDQLRALVRASKEGPVRIMFPMISMLSDLRAAKELLEEIRQELDGPKIEVGIMIEVPSAVMMAAELAAEVDFFSIGTNDLTQYTLAMDRGHPLLASRADGLHPAVLRMIDIAVRAAAANNCWVGVCGGMAGDPQGAAILSGLGVKELSVSIPSIATVKERLRRMSMKEGRELARKALQCTSAEEVRALTLPK
- the pfkB gene encoding 1-phosphofructokinase, translated to MTTTKRVLTVTMNPAIDQTVFVPGFSAGEVNRVERTQSNAGGKGVNVASLLADYGCDVAATGLLGSHNPTLFEELFTSKKIKDLFVRVTGSTRVGIKIINEKNAETTDINFPGLYPESTDMNILHDTITRLAKECEWIVFAGSLPNGVRPDFYRRMIEDIKTHSDCKIALDTSGPALTEALKAMPDLIKPNKDELVEMLNIQLNTLDAVAKAAHVLLDRGIKTVVVSMGAEGALVADADCTLHAQPGPVTLLSTVGAGDAMVSGMVAGDLDGRTLEERIALATAFSVAVLSQVGSDLPSHVVMQKVASQVVVTQVK
- a CDS encoding PTS fructose-like transporter subunit IIB, whose product is MRKIVAVTGCPTGIAHTKMAAEALKKTAEVMQCSIKVETQGAEGCGNQLTASDIANADVVIIASDISIDMKRFEGKSIRSVSTSEAIMKTKAVIESALAVASNATPPSVSKPAVVAGSTDKKYRFVGITSCPTGIAHTFMAAEALRKAAISQGWEIKVETQGSVGSKNVLTAEEITAADAVVIAADANVDKSRFAGKRLYETGTKAALHSGVEVLKAALEQPLPRAGSLADQVSKAKASRAASRTGAYKHLMTGVSHMLPIVVAGGLLIALAFAVGGIHAGDHEGTLGWALMQIGGAAAFKLFVPVLAAFIAFSIADRPGLTPGIIGGLLATTVGAGFLGGIAAGFFAGYLTYWLNNAINLPQNLEGLKPVLILPLLTTLIVGLAMIYVIGPPVKFIMDAMTSWLTSMQDSSALMLGVILGAMMAFDMGGPVNKAAYTFAVGLLASSLYQPMAAVMAAGMTPPLALGLAATLFKNRFTTEEHEARQAAFVLGISFITEGAIPFAAADPLRVIPCLMIGSAVAGALSMVFNCGLLAPHGGAFVLAIPGAVQQLGLYVAAIAAGTVTSTAALYFVKRPINTDA